In the Syngnathus scovelli strain Florida chromosome 16, RoL_Ssco_1.2, whole genome shotgun sequence genome, one interval contains:
- the zmp:0000000896 gene encoding caspase recruitment domain-containing protein 11 isoform X2 has protein sequence MSGITDWAEEGQITQEENRPLPSWSEEHCEELWDRVEGVRHKLTRILNPAKLTPYLRQCKVIDEQDEDEVLNSIQYPLRISKAGRLLDILRGQGPRGLQAFMESLEFYHPEQYTQLTGEQPTQRCSLILDEEGPEGLTQFLLLEVRKLRVQLRNSRMCERRLSQRCRVAEDDRSRAERKTQELRHDRLQLERLRQDWESASRELGKLKDRHLEQSVKYSRALEEQGKASIREKELLKQVEELKSRLTGTEHQIANPDGHRIQPKKSLLSKGGPGCPPALPEKPSYSIDVPKPQNTGSQMKDPLPDTGVIALVDILRQDRREAADQRQELCNFITRLQGEIQSTEEHRDKLQSQCEQLQLKVRTLQLDWETEQKRSMSYFNQIMELEKERDQALRSRDSLQLEYTDCLLDKNRLRKRIAELQANMEQQQRELERESEKRREQMEQSASCLHCSHLSLCSEDQCYGPCCSVNLDLSLPVNGAHLQLRKAPSRGQANDNSEDSHSNSEENPLSPTEDEKEINRLSTFPFPPCKNSINRRFNTEFDLDSWGSDENDNIAGENDEPSLWDSWNSLHSHFFPPDLVNLPAVNAHRPRIPPISPSSSPPMTPKHGKASLAEDITIIGGNQTGIFVSHVQTGSVAEQCGLKEGSELLELENVLFGGGNVLLSQCTAEVAHFSLQWWTEPTSLKHQSNPEAYAKLCSQLALPTFKGADSFYARVNLDIGPLGDPLSLGVSCDDIIHVTDTRYNGKYHWRCSLVDPRTADTLQAGDMPNYNRAQQLLLVKLRKMSVGQKDFKKKFIKKSFGRVRLVKAADPKFRGIGATQQVLYTLNKRHEEHLIPYSLVQPVKVESKRPVIFSPSILSRGLIERMLQPVESGLQYDTCAPEMILDSERRDKKIFLLDSQAPEPALGVRLKSIQEVITQDKHCLLELGLSCVEGLLRQGIYPIVIHILPKSKKHKKLRKFFPRCGNESAMEEMCQAELLQLETLPLLYCTLEASTWRGTEELLSAIRNAIISQQMSVAWVELDRLQ, from the exons ATGAGCG GCATCACAGATTGGGCGGAGGAAGGGCAAATTACTCAGGAGGAAAACAGACCTTTGCCTTCATGGTCAGAGGAGCACTGCGAGGAACTGTGGGATCGTGTGGAAGGAGTGCGACACAAGCTGACCCGCATCCTCAACCCGGCTAAACTCACTCCATATCTGCGCCAGTGTAAAGTTATTGATGAACAGGATGAAGATGAGGTGCTCAACTCCATCCAGTACCCTCTGCGTATCTCCAAGGCCG GTCGTTTGCTGGACATTCTACGTGGCCAAGGTCCGCGAGGTCTTCAGGCTTTTATGGAGTCACTGGAGTTTTACCATCCAGAGCAATACACACAGCTGACTGGAGAGCAGCCAACACAGCGCTGCTCTCTTattttgg ATGAAGAAGGTCCGGAGGGTTTGACTCAGTTCCTTCTGCTGGAAGTTCGGAAACTGAGAGTGCAGCTTCGAAACAGTCGCATGTGCGAACGCCGCTTATCCCAACGTTGTCGGGTAGCCGAAGATGACCGTAGCCGCGCTGAACGTAAAACTCAGGAGTTACGCCATGACAGACTCCAGCTCGAGAG GTTACGTCAAGACTGGGAGTCGGCCAGTCGAGAGCTGGGCAAGCTAAAGGACAGACACCTGGAACAGTCTGTGAAGTACTCCAGGGCCCTAGAAGAGCAAGGCAAAGCCTCCATACGCGAGAAAGAACTTCTCAAGCAA GTTGAAGAGTTAAAGTCCAGGTTAACGGGAACAGAGCATCAAATCGCAAATCCAGATGGACATCGAATTCAACCAAAGAAGAGCTTGTTGTCTAAAGGAGGACCTGGTTGCCCACCAGCGTTACCAGAAAAGCCATCCTACAGTATTGACGTTCCAAAACCACAAAATACGGGAAGTCAGATGAAGGATCCACTTCCTGATACTGGAGTCATC GCTTTGGTGGATATCCTGCGGCAGGATCGCAGGGAGGCTGCAGATCAGAGACAGGAGCTCTGCAACTTCATCACGAGACTACAGGGGGAGATACAAAGCACCGAGGAGCACAGGGACAAG CTGCAATCCCAATGTGAGCAACTTCAGCTGAAGGTGAGGACCCTCCAGCTGGACTGGGAGACGGAGCAGAAGAGGAGTATGTCCTACTTTAACCAGATCATGGAACTTGAGAAGGAGCGGGACCAG GCCTTGCGGAGTCGCGACAGCCTACAGTTAGAGTACACCGACTGCCTATTGGACAAGAATCGTTTGCGAAAACGCATCGCAGAGCTGCAAGCCAacatggagcagcagcagcgggaGTTGGAGCGAGAGAGCGAAAAGAGAAGGGAACAAATGGAGCAGAGCGCCTCCTGTCTGCACTGT TCCCATCTGTCCCTGTGCAGCGAAGACCAGTGCTACGGACCCTGTTGCTCCGTCAACCTGGACCTGAGCCTTCCTGTTAATGGCGCCCATCTTCAGTTACGAAAG GCGCCCTCCAGAGGGCAAGCCAATGACAATTCAgagg ATTCTCATTCCAACTCTGAAGAGAATCCACTGTCACCG ACAGAAGATGAGAAGGAGATAAATCGGCTCTCAACATTCCCATTTCCTCCTTGTAAGAACTCCATCAACCGAAGATTCAATACaga GTTCGACTTGGATTCCTGGGGCAGCGATGAGAATGACAATATTGCAG GTGAAAATGATGAACCCTCTCTTTGGGATTCCTGGAACTCCCTCCATTCTCATTTCTTCCCACCCGACCTGGTCAATCTACCTGCTGTTAACGCTCATCGTCCAAG gataccACCCATCTCTCCATCTTCAAGCCCTCCTATGACGCCAAAGCACGGGAAAGCCAGTCTGGCTGAAGACATTACCATCATTGGTGGAAACCAAACAGGAATCTTCGTCAGCCACGTTCAAACTGGTTCAGTAGCGGAACAATGTGGGCTGAAGGAGGGAAGTGAGCTCCTGGAG cttGAGAATGTTCTTTTCGGTGGAGGAAATGTTCTGCTCAGCCAGTGCACGGCCGAAGTAGCGCATTTTTCTCTGCAATGGTGGACTGAACCGACCTCACTCAAACACCAGAGCAACCCAGAGG CGTATGCCAAGCTGTGCTCTCAGCTTGCTTTGCCAACTTTCAAGGGCGCCGACTCGTTTTATGCGCGGGTCAATCTCGATATCGGGCCTCTCGGAGACCCATTGTCTCTAGGTGTGTCCTGTGATGACATCATACATGTGACAGACACAAGGTATAATGGGAAATATCATTGGCGCTGTTCCCTGGTGGATCCTCGCACAGCCGACACTCTGCAGGCAGGAGACATGCCCAACTATAATAG GGCACAACAGCTGTTACTTGTCAAGTTACGCAAAATGTCCGTGGGGCAAAAAGACTTCAAAAAGAAG TTCATAAAGAAATCCTTCGGTCGAGTTCGTCTGGTAAAGGCAGCGGACCCCAAATTCCGCGGGATAGGAGCAACACAACAGGTTCTTTACACACTGAACAAAC GCCATGAGGAGCATTTGATCCCTTACAGCCTAGTGCAGCCGGTCAAGGTTGAATCCAAGCGGCCCGTCATCTTCTCACCATCCATCCTGTCCCGTGGCCTCATAGAGAGAATGCTGCAGCCTGTCGAATCTGGATTACAATACGACACCTGTgcaccag AGATGATCCTGGACTCTGAGAGAAGagacaagaaaatatttttgttggatTCCCAGGCTCCAGAGCCAGCTTTGGGCGTACGGCTGAAGTCCATCCAGGAGGTCATCACCCAG GACAAACACTGTTTGTTGGAGCTCGGGCTGTCATGTGTTGAGGGTTTGCTGAGACAAGGCATATATCCCATTGTCATCCACATCCTGCCAAAGAGCAAAAAACACAAGAAGCTCAG AAAGTTTTTTCCACGGTGTGGGAACGAAAGTGCGATGGAGGAGATGTGCCAGGCGGAACTGTTGCAGTTGGAGACTCTGCCTTTGCTCTACTGCACATTGGAGGCCAGCACATGGCGCGGCACAGAAGAGCTGCTCTCAGCTATACGCAATGCCATCATCAGTCAGCAGATGTCAGTAGCTTGGGTTGAGCTCGATAGGCTACAGTAA
- the zmp:0000000896 gene encoding caspase recruitment domain-containing protein 10 isoform X1, whose translation MGGHECTEQSGFWTSTRRLAGNMSGITDWAEEGQITQEENRPLPSWSEEHCEELWDRVEGVRHKLTRILNPAKLTPYLRQCKVIDEQDEDEVLNSIQYPLRISKAGRLLDILRGQGPRGLQAFMESLEFYHPEQYTQLTGEQPTQRCSLILDEEGPEGLTQFLLLEVRKLRVQLRNSRMCERRLSQRCRVAEDDRSRAERKTQELRHDRLQLERLRQDWESASRELGKLKDRHLEQSVKYSRALEEQGKASIREKELLKQVEELKSRLTGTEHQIANPDGHRIQPKKSLLSKGGPGCPPALPEKPSYSIDVPKPQNTGSQMKDPLPDTGVIALVDILRQDRREAADQRQELCNFITRLQGEIQSTEEHRDKLQSQCEQLQLKVRTLQLDWETEQKRSMSYFNQIMELEKERDQALRSRDSLQLEYTDCLLDKNRLRKRIAELQANMEQQQRELERESEKRREQMEQSASCLHCSHLSLCSEDQCYGPCCSVNLDLSLPVNGAHLQLRKAPSRGQANDNSEDSHSNSEENPLSPTEDEKEINRLSTFPFPPCKNSINRRFNTEFDLDSWGSDENDNIAGENDEPSLWDSWNSLHSHFFPPDLVNLPAVNAHRPRIPPISPSSSPPMTPKHGKASLAEDITIIGGNQTGIFVSHVQTGSVAEQCGLKEGSELLELENVLFGGGNVLLSQCTAEVAHFSLQWWTEPTSLKHQSNPEAYAKLCSQLALPTFKGADSFYARVNLDIGPLGDPLSLGVSCDDIIHVTDTRYNGKYHWRCSLVDPRTADTLQAGDMPNYNRAQQLLLVKLRKMSVGQKDFKKKFIKKSFGRVRLVKAADPKFRGIGATQQVLYTLNKRHEEHLIPYSLVQPVKVESKRPVIFSPSILSRGLIERMLQPVESGLQYDTCAPEMILDSERRDKKIFLLDSQAPEPALGVRLKSIQEVITQDKHCLLELGLSCVEGLLRQGIYPIVIHILPKSKKHKKLRKFFPRCGNESAMEEMCQAELLQLETLPLLYCTLEASTWRGTEELLSAIRNAIISQQMSVAWVELDRLQ comes from the exons ATGGGAGGTCATGAATGCACCGAGCAGTCTGGATTCTGGACGTCAACAAGACGCTTGGCAGGCAACATGAGCG GCATCACAGATTGGGCGGAGGAAGGGCAAATTACTCAGGAGGAAAACAGACCTTTGCCTTCATGGTCAGAGGAGCACTGCGAGGAACTGTGGGATCGTGTGGAAGGAGTGCGACACAAGCTGACCCGCATCCTCAACCCGGCTAAACTCACTCCATATCTGCGCCAGTGTAAAGTTATTGATGAACAGGATGAAGATGAGGTGCTCAACTCCATCCAGTACCCTCTGCGTATCTCCAAGGCCG GTCGTTTGCTGGACATTCTACGTGGCCAAGGTCCGCGAGGTCTTCAGGCTTTTATGGAGTCACTGGAGTTTTACCATCCAGAGCAATACACACAGCTGACTGGAGAGCAGCCAACACAGCGCTGCTCTCTTattttgg ATGAAGAAGGTCCGGAGGGTTTGACTCAGTTCCTTCTGCTGGAAGTTCGGAAACTGAGAGTGCAGCTTCGAAACAGTCGCATGTGCGAACGCCGCTTATCCCAACGTTGTCGGGTAGCCGAAGATGACCGTAGCCGCGCTGAACGTAAAACTCAGGAGTTACGCCATGACAGACTCCAGCTCGAGAG GTTACGTCAAGACTGGGAGTCGGCCAGTCGAGAGCTGGGCAAGCTAAAGGACAGACACCTGGAACAGTCTGTGAAGTACTCCAGGGCCCTAGAAGAGCAAGGCAAAGCCTCCATACGCGAGAAAGAACTTCTCAAGCAA GTTGAAGAGTTAAAGTCCAGGTTAACGGGAACAGAGCATCAAATCGCAAATCCAGATGGACATCGAATTCAACCAAAGAAGAGCTTGTTGTCTAAAGGAGGACCTGGTTGCCCACCAGCGTTACCAGAAAAGCCATCCTACAGTATTGACGTTCCAAAACCACAAAATACGGGAAGTCAGATGAAGGATCCACTTCCTGATACTGGAGTCATC GCTTTGGTGGATATCCTGCGGCAGGATCGCAGGGAGGCTGCAGATCAGAGACAGGAGCTCTGCAACTTCATCACGAGACTACAGGGGGAGATACAAAGCACCGAGGAGCACAGGGACAAG CTGCAATCCCAATGTGAGCAACTTCAGCTGAAGGTGAGGACCCTCCAGCTGGACTGGGAGACGGAGCAGAAGAGGAGTATGTCCTACTTTAACCAGATCATGGAACTTGAGAAGGAGCGGGACCAG GCCTTGCGGAGTCGCGACAGCCTACAGTTAGAGTACACCGACTGCCTATTGGACAAGAATCGTTTGCGAAAACGCATCGCAGAGCTGCAAGCCAacatggagcagcagcagcgggaGTTGGAGCGAGAGAGCGAAAAGAGAAGGGAACAAATGGAGCAGAGCGCCTCCTGTCTGCACTGT TCCCATCTGTCCCTGTGCAGCGAAGACCAGTGCTACGGACCCTGTTGCTCCGTCAACCTGGACCTGAGCCTTCCTGTTAATGGCGCCCATCTTCAGTTACGAAAG GCGCCCTCCAGAGGGCAAGCCAATGACAATTCAgagg ATTCTCATTCCAACTCTGAAGAGAATCCACTGTCACCG ACAGAAGATGAGAAGGAGATAAATCGGCTCTCAACATTCCCATTTCCTCCTTGTAAGAACTCCATCAACCGAAGATTCAATACaga GTTCGACTTGGATTCCTGGGGCAGCGATGAGAATGACAATATTGCAG GTGAAAATGATGAACCCTCTCTTTGGGATTCCTGGAACTCCCTCCATTCTCATTTCTTCCCACCCGACCTGGTCAATCTACCTGCTGTTAACGCTCATCGTCCAAG gataccACCCATCTCTCCATCTTCAAGCCCTCCTATGACGCCAAAGCACGGGAAAGCCAGTCTGGCTGAAGACATTACCATCATTGGTGGAAACCAAACAGGAATCTTCGTCAGCCACGTTCAAACTGGTTCAGTAGCGGAACAATGTGGGCTGAAGGAGGGAAGTGAGCTCCTGGAG cttGAGAATGTTCTTTTCGGTGGAGGAAATGTTCTGCTCAGCCAGTGCACGGCCGAAGTAGCGCATTTTTCTCTGCAATGGTGGACTGAACCGACCTCACTCAAACACCAGAGCAACCCAGAGG CGTATGCCAAGCTGTGCTCTCAGCTTGCTTTGCCAACTTTCAAGGGCGCCGACTCGTTTTATGCGCGGGTCAATCTCGATATCGGGCCTCTCGGAGACCCATTGTCTCTAGGTGTGTCCTGTGATGACATCATACATGTGACAGACACAAGGTATAATGGGAAATATCATTGGCGCTGTTCCCTGGTGGATCCTCGCACAGCCGACACTCTGCAGGCAGGAGACATGCCCAACTATAATAG GGCACAACAGCTGTTACTTGTCAAGTTACGCAAAATGTCCGTGGGGCAAAAAGACTTCAAAAAGAAG TTCATAAAGAAATCCTTCGGTCGAGTTCGTCTGGTAAAGGCAGCGGACCCCAAATTCCGCGGGATAGGAGCAACACAACAGGTTCTTTACACACTGAACAAAC GCCATGAGGAGCATTTGATCCCTTACAGCCTAGTGCAGCCGGTCAAGGTTGAATCCAAGCGGCCCGTCATCTTCTCACCATCCATCCTGTCCCGTGGCCTCATAGAGAGAATGCTGCAGCCTGTCGAATCTGGATTACAATACGACACCTGTgcaccag AGATGATCCTGGACTCTGAGAGAAGagacaagaaaatatttttgttggatTCCCAGGCTCCAGAGCCAGCTTTGGGCGTACGGCTGAAGTCCATCCAGGAGGTCATCACCCAG GACAAACACTGTTTGTTGGAGCTCGGGCTGTCATGTGTTGAGGGTTTGCTGAGACAAGGCATATATCCCATTGTCATCCACATCCTGCCAAAGAGCAAAAAACACAAGAAGCTCAG AAAGTTTTTTCCACGGTGTGGGAACGAAAGTGCGATGGAGGAGATGTGCCAGGCGGAACTGTTGCAGTTGGAGACTCTGCCTTTGCTCTACTGCACATTGGAGGCCAGCACATGGCGCGGCACAGAAGAGCTGCTCTCAGCTATACGCAATGCCATCATCAGTCAGCAGATGTCAGTAGCTTGGGTTGAGCTCGATAGGCTACAGTAA